A stretch of Imperialibacter roseus DNA encodes these proteins:
- a CDS encoding ABC transporter permease, protein MKLSPPKYPLHLLRWFCREDYLDEIEGDLLELFEKRAEKSPGRAKWRFWWDVVKSLRLRNMKQPGFLRHRAMFVYNPRQTVRMLTIHSAHTVSNITGLTVGLLATFFLFFYVLDETNTDSFHKDGDRIFRVIGASFLNGDSYCSAATPGPLAQALTSDFSQTVSASCRVMYDDILLSYGDKKFIERKVIFADPYFFNFFSFPLSEGLPDEVLKQPNAIVLSKEAAVKYFGDENPVGKTMLVSNRQSFVVSGILADPAGRSHLDFDIVLPISFYGSSKWMTDWHFNGLFTYVKLESPEASSYVSSRLDQFTSKYFGDRSSEGPSQFELVLEPLSAVYYNSQTRFDQAKHGDIKTVLFLGAVGIGIFFIVGFNYVNLSIAQSMKRAKELSIRRILGGDKLRLVLQFLGESFITTFVSVSLTIALAVLTLPWLNDISGLDIRMLWGHPSVYWFATGVFLFLLLISCISPALLPNVTSTIRGVSGSPIRKSMAWQLRKGLVAAQFVISISVISLTMVVYWQIRYVSEKDLGFFRDAVVLLDTNRELGPNKSGFVNQLAGSTSIEAISYSSGEPGRAHEVTSLEIGGLNRGLRVRSVIVDASYLDVFGINLIAGRSFSRAFGSEEEKGVILNEEALEQLGLRAEEALGKLVTLPERGDLKRRIIGIVSNYHFASLRDSIEPLALVQGEANWRIAIKVKPDRLHEGMSAIVSAFDQYSPGYPIAYRFLDESLDMLYAREQQESRLFIGFAGVSIFLACLGILGLVVSAVQERSKEFAIRKVVGASVGSILKLVSRDFMLLIAIAFAIALPLSWHFASGWLDGFTYRIQQVEEVSLILASGILTATIVLAAILSVAYKVTASNPIKSLRYE, encoded by the coding sequence ATGAAGTTGTCTCCCCCCAAATACCCCCTTCACCTCCTTCGCTGGTTTTGCCGGGAAGACTATCTCGATGAGATAGAAGGTGACCTGTTGGAGTTGTTTGAAAAGCGGGCCGAAAAATCACCAGGACGAGCGAAGTGGAGGTTTTGGTGGGATGTGGTGAAGTCGTTGAGGTTAAGGAATATGAAGCAGCCGGGCTTTTTAAGGCATAGGGCAATGTTTGTATATAACCCAAGGCAAACCGTTAGAATGCTGACCATTCACAGTGCGCATACCGTGAGTAATATAACTGGACTTACTGTCGGGCTGCTGGCTACCTTTTTTCTTTTCTTCTATGTTCTAGATGAAACAAATACAGACTCCTTTCATAAGGACGGCGACAGGATATTCAGGGTTATCGGAGCGTCATTTTTAAATGGCGACTCTTACTGCTCAGCTGCAACACCCGGACCACTGGCACAAGCGTTGACTTCGGACTTTTCTCAGACAGTAAGCGCCTCATGCCGTGTGATGTACGACGATATCCTCCTCAGCTACGGTGACAAGAAATTCATCGAAAGAAAGGTAATTTTTGCCGATCCGTATTTCTTCAACTTCTTCTCTTTCCCGTTATCGGAGGGACTGCCCGACGAGGTGTTAAAACAGCCAAATGCTATTGTGCTTTCCAAAGAAGCTGCAGTCAAATACTTTGGCGACGAAAATCCGGTGGGAAAAACGATGCTTGTATCCAACAGGCAATCTTTTGTTGTTTCTGGCATTTTAGCTGATCCCGCTGGGCGGTCACACCTTGACTTTGATATTGTGTTGCCAATCAGTTTTTATGGTTCCAGCAAATGGATGACAGACTGGCATTTCAATGGCCTTTTTACCTATGTCAAGCTGGAATCACCTGAAGCGTCATCTTATGTTTCGAGCCGCCTGGATCAATTCACAAGCAAGTACTTTGGTGATCGAAGCAGCGAGGGACCATCGCAATTTGAGCTGGTTCTGGAGCCGCTTTCTGCCGTATATTACAATAGCCAGACCCGCTTTGATCAGGCAAAACACGGAGACATCAAAACAGTCCTGTTTCTGGGTGCAGTTGGAATAGGCATTTTTTTCATTGTGGGCTTCAACTATGTGAACCTGTCGATAGCCCAGTCTATGAAAAGAGCAAAGGAGTTGAGCATCAGGCGAATACTCGGGGGCGATAAGTTGAGGTTGGTGCTGCAGTTCCTCGGTGAATCCTTTATTACAACTTTTGTTTCGGTTTCGCTGACGATTGCTTTGGCTGTTTTGACGCTTCCCTGGCTAAATGACATCTCAGGACTGGACATCCGTATGCTGTGGGGGCACCCTTCGGTTTACTGGTTTGCAACCGGGGTATTCCTTTTTTTGCTGCTGATTTCGTGCATATCTCCTGCCCTTCTGCCAAATGTAACGAGTACCATAAGAGGTGTATCAGGCAGTCCTATTCGCAAGTCGATGGCCTGGCAGCTGAGAAAGGGCCTGGTAGCCGCTCAGTTCGTTATCTCGATAAGTGTGATATCTCTGACGATGGTTGTGTACTGGCAAATAAGGTATGTATCTGAGAAAGACCTTGGGTTTTTCAGAGATGCTGTTGTGTTGCTCGATACCAACAGGGAGTTGGGACCAAACAAAAGCGGATTTGTAAACCAGCTGGCAGGCAGCACCTCGATTGAAGCCATTTCCTATTCATCGGGCGAACCCGGAAGAGCCCATGAGGTCACCAGCCTCGAAATTGGAGGGCTGAACCGTGGCTTGAGAGTAAGAAGCGTTATTGTGGACGCAAGCTATCTTGATGTTTTTGGGATTAATCTGATAGCAGGGAGATCATTTTCCCGGGCATTTGGTTCAGAGGAAGAAAAGGGAGTGATTCTAAACGAAGAGGCTCTTGAGCAGCTCGGCTTGAGAGCGGAGGAGGCCCTCGGGAAATTGGTGACACTGCCTGAACGTGGTGACCTGAAACGAAGGATTATAGGCATCGTGAGCAATTATCATTTCGCTTCGCTGCGGGATTCCATCGAACCTTTGGCTCTGGTACAAGGTGAGGCAAACTGGAGAATTGCCATCAAAGTGAAACCCGATAGGTTGCATGAAGGGATGAGTGCCATTGTAAGTGCTTTCGATCAATATTCTCCCGGCTACCCGATTGCCTACAGGTTTTTAGATGAAAGTTTGGATATGCTCTATGCCAGGGAGCAACAGGAAAGCAGGCTATTCATTGGCTTTGCCGGCGTGTCGATATTTCTTGCGTGCCTGGGTATCCTTGGTCTGGTAGTTTCGGCAGTTCAGGAGCGCAGCAAGGAATTTGCCATACGAAAGGTGGTGGGTGCATCGGTCGGAAGTATTCTGAAGCTTGTTTCCCGGGATTTTATGCTACTGATCGCCATAGCATTTGCCATCGCCTTACCGCTTTCCTGGCATTTTGCGAGCGGGTGGCTGGATGGGTTTACGTACCGGATTCAGCAAGTGGAGGAGGTATCCCTCATTTTAGCCAGCGGAATTCTGACGGCAACAATAGTGCTGGCTGCAATTCTTTCCGTAGCCTATAAAGTGACTGCATCAAATCCTATTAAAAGCCTCAGGTATGAGTAG
- a CDS encoding ABC transporter permease: MSSSPPKYPLRFLRWFCREDYLDEIEGDLVELFEKRAEGSPEKAKRRFVWDVVKSFRLRNIKTFKRNQNSNYSAMLENYLKVAWRSMLRQKMYSAVKVGGFAIGIAACVLISLFIRDELSYDLQYPDNERIYRVIGEYNETGIPDRQSFLQPPLAKALKEDFPEVEEAGRFLSSNLFGAGSSEVRPVGRAQNTYEEGFIFADPEFFQILGLPLIFGDPASVLTEPNTLLISKSKAEKYFPGENPVGKAIILNNNTGNPYKIDGVFEDFPKNSHLQYDFIRTLRGIEFRKGEQNSWGSNNYHTYIKIRPGSDASSLESKLPTIVDKYILPAMKAGGLTNAEEEAGRIGFKLQPLADIHLRSGDIKDRLSHGDIRFVWIFGAVAAFVLLLAAINFINLSTAKSANRAKEVGLRKTLGSQSGSLISQFLTESLLFSFFSFVIGAFLATVLLPYFNELSGKALTMPWADWEFVPLLLAAAVVVGLLAGIYPAFYLSAFKPAAVLKGSVSRGTRSSHLRSGLVIFQFATSIVLIAGTFIIYRQMEFILNQKIGFDKEQVLLIQGSNSLGDDAATFKNELLRLPDVKSATVSDYLPVSGTKRNSNGFYEEGKTSEGEAVYGQIWRVDADYVRTMGMKMAEGRDFFDQMPSESQSVIINQTMAKQFGFDEPLGERITNGGGTWNVVGVLEDFHYESMKEEIQPLCLVLGNSPQTIAVKVTSSDMASTTKAVTALWDEFVPQQPIRYSFLDESYARMYDDLQRTGSVFTTFAILAILVACLGLFGLSAFVVEQRGKEISIRKVLGAGLGSIFRLVSVDFLKLVVVAFIIATPISWYFMERWLEDYIYRIDITWDVFALAGFLSVAIALITISSESIKAAFINPVKKLRSE, from the coding sequence ATGAGTAGCAGCCCCCCCAAATACCCCCTCCGCTTCCTTCGCTGGTTTTGCCGGGAAGACTACCTCGATGAGATAGAAGGAGATCTCGTTGAGCTGTTCGAAAAACGGGCAGAAGGATCACCAGAGAAGGCTAAAAGGAGATTTGTGTGGGATGTGGTGAAGTCGTTCCGGCTGAGGAATATCAAGACTTTTAAAAGGAATCAAAACTCAAATTATTCTGCAATGCTGGAAAATTATCTCAAAGTGGCCTGGAGAAGCATGCTCCGCCAAAAAATGTACTCGGCCGTGAAAGTCGGTGGATTTGCCATCGGGATCGCCGCTTGCGTGCTCATTTCATTATTTATCAGGGATGAACTGAGCTACGATCTTCAATATCCTGATAATGAACGGATTTACAGGGTGATTGGCGAATACAACGAAACAGGTATCCCGGACAGACAGAGTTTTCTGCAGCCTCCGCTTGCTAAGGCTTTGAAAGAAGATTTTCCTGAGGTGGAAGAGGCGGGCAGGTTTTTGTCGAGCAACCTTTTTGGCGCCGGAAGTAGCGAGGTTCGCCCTGTTGGCCGTGCACAGAATACCTACGAAGAAGGTTTTATTTTCGCTGACCCGGAATTTTTCCAAATCCTTGGTCTTCCTCTCATTTTTGGTGACCCAGCCAGTGTGCTGACCGAGCCGAACACTCTACTGATTTCTAAAAGCAAAGCCGAAAAGTATTTTCCTGGTGAGAACCCCGTGGGCAAAGCCATTATTTTGAACAACAATACAGGGAATCCATATAAGATAGATGGCGTTTTTGAAGACTTTCCGAAAAACTCTCACCTGCAGTACGACTTTATCAGAACACTGCGTGGAATAGAGTTTAGAAAGGGCGAACAAAACTCTTGGGGATCAAACAATTACCACACCTACATAAAAATTCGCCCCGGGTCGGACGCTTCCAGCCTCGAAAGCAAACTTCCAACAATAGTCGACAAGTATATTTTACCGGCCATGAAAGCGGGTGGGCTTACAAACGCCGAAGAAGAAGCAGGCCGCATTGGGTTTAAGCTGCAGCCTTTGGCAGATATCCACCTGAGATCTGGAGACATAAAGGATCGCCTTTCACATGGTGATATCAGGTTTGTGTGGATATTCGGTGCGGTGGCGGCATTTGTTTTGCTTCTGGCGGCGATTAATTTCATCAATCTGTCGACGGCCAAGTCAGCTAACAGGGCGAAGGAAGTTGGGCTTCGGAAAACACTCGGTTCTCAGAGCGGTAGCCTCATCAGCCAATTCCTGACAGAATCGCTGCTATTTAGTTTTTTTTCGTTCGTGATAGGAGCTTTTTTGGCCACCGTTCTTCTTCCTTATTTCAACGAGTTATCTGGTAAGGCCCTGACAATGCCCTGGGCTGATTGGGAGTTTGTTCCCCTGCTGCTGGCAGCGGCGGTAGTGGTAGGGTTGCTGGCAGGCATATATCCCGCCTTCTATCTGTCGGCCTTTAAACCGGCAGCTGTTTTAAAAGGAAGTGTGAGCCGGGGTACCAGGAGTTCTCACTTGAGGAGTGGTCTGGTTATTTTTCAATTCGCTACATCCATTGTTCTCATCGCCGGTACTTTCATCATTTACCGGCAGATGGAGTTTATTCTTAACCAGAAAATAGGCTTCGACAAAGAACAGGTATTGCTCATTCAGGGATCGAATTCATTAGGTGACGATGCTGCGACTTTCAAAAATGAACTGCTGCGGTTGCCTGATGTGAAAAGTGCCACCGTCAGCGACTATCTACCGGTGTCAGGCACCAAAAGAAACTCCAATGGATTTTACGAGGAGGGAAAAACGTCGGAAGGTGAGGCCGTCTACGGCCAGATATGGCGAGTCGACGCCGATTACGTTCGAACGATGGGGATGAAGATGGCTGAAGGAAGAGACTTTTTTGATCAAATGCCATCCGAATCTCAGTCGGTCATTATCAATCAAACCATGGCCAAACAGTTTGGATTTGACGAGCCGCTGGGTGAACGCATCACAAACGGTGGTGGCACCTGGAACGTGGTTGGGGTGCTGGAAGACTTTCATTATGAATCAATGAAGGAAGAAATACAGCCCCTTTGCCTCGTACTGGGAAATAGTCCGCAGACCATTGCTGTGAAGGTAACGTCTTCAGACATGGCCAGTACAACGAAGGCGGTTACGGCCCTTTGGGACGAATTTGTGCCGCAGCAGCCTATCAGGTATTCATTTCTCGACGAGAGTTACGCCCGCATGTACGACGACCTTCAGCGGACGGGCAGCGTCTTTACCACCTTTGCCATTTTAGCCATTTTGGTAGCCTGCCTTGGATTATTTGGACTATCAGCTTTTGTGGTTGAACAGCGGGGCAAGGAGATAAGCATCAGAAAAGTGCTGGGCGCTGGCCTGGGAAGTATCTTCCGGCTGGTGTCGGTAGATTTCCTGAAGCTGGTGGTCGTTGCTTTCATAATTGCTACTCCCATTTCATGGTATTTCATGGAACGCTGGCTTGAGGACTATATCTACCGGATTGACATTACCTGGGATGTGTTTGCCCTGGCAGGTTTTTTGTCGGTGGCGATTGCCCTGATTACTATCAGTTCAGAGTCAATCAAAGCAGCCTTCATCAACCCTGTAAAGAAACTTAGGTCAGAGTAA
- a CDS encoding ABC transporter permease has translation MNSPPKYPLRFLRWFCREDYLDEIEGDLIELFEKRAEKSPERARRRFVWDVVKSFRLKNLKPILKGQNSNYSIMFQHYFKVSWRSIWKNKGYSSLNVLGLTLGISCAIVIALYVEGEFLFDRLHHQPENVVRVVKDFVNEDGSRLPDATTPPALAHVIRNELPEVEQVTRFFPNWDRRNLIGYGDKKFYEMNLLRVDEYFFDVFDFPFISGDRSRPFDGIHSMIITETIAKKYFGDENPVGKIVSTNINNDKPFVVSGVIKDVPYHSHFSFDFLIPFESTRSPDDNWNWSSFYTYVRLKPATSFDTLASHVQELVRKYRPQSLDDYYLQPLTDIHLKSSLKWELATNGDINYVTILIAIGLFVLVIAGVNYVNLVTAQAAKRAKEVGVRQAVGARKNSLIGQFLVESVLVISIAIALSFGVVVFSLPSLQKLVGYDLSIVLWTHPVFFIALPASVLLFGIITGIYPALYLSSMNPLRMLRGKYLSSQRGLRLRSGLVIFQFVMSVSLISGSLIISRQLNFLHEKKLGFNPENVVILPNVRGRAGGQGDLVGEMKKIPAVVNVARADGRLGLNNFVAGVESKTTTNRVALNFMRVDYEFLPTMQLIISEGRNFDPSFRSDSTGIILNETAAKQLGLQKPYVGQKLKWDDSGMTSHEVSIIAVVEDFHFTSFHEVIKPFGFILEANNGSNFLVRVHSNDLRKTIAEIETVWNRTKPDAPFEYGLQDKQFEKLYASDEQFQNLFSLFTTLAICIACLGLVGLIIALAETKTKEIGVRKVLGSSVVGIILLLSRQFVALVAVGFLIAVPIAWSWADYWLNGFPYRIQPGIVDFAISGLVAILMAFGSIGIQAFKAATANPVKSLRTE, from the coding sequence ATGAACAGCCCCCCCAAATATCCCCTCCGGTTCCTCCGCTGGTTCTGCCGGGAAGACTATCTCGACGAGATAGAAGGAGACCTTATAGAGCTTTTTGAAAAGCGAGCGGAAAAGTCGCCAGAGAGAGCCAGGAGGAGGTTTGTTTGGGATGTGGTGAAGTCTTTCCGGTTAAAGAACCTAAAGCCAATATTGAAAGGTCAAAACTCAAATTATAGCATTATGTTTCAGCATTATTTTAAAGTTTCGTGGAGGAGCATCTGGAAAAACAAAGGCTATTCGAGCCTGAATGTTCTTGGCTTAACGCTTGGTATCTCATGCGCTATAGTCATTGCTCTTTATGTGGAGGGTGAATTTCTATTTGATCGCCTGCATCACCAGCCCGAGAATGTTGTGAGAGTTGTAAAGGACTTTGTTAATGAAGATGGTTCCAGACTTCCGGATGCGACTACCCCCCCGGCACTGGCCCATGTGATTCGGAACGAGTTACCCGAAGTTGAGCAGGTCACAAGGTTTTTTCCTAATTGGGACAGACGGAACCTCATTGGCTATGGCGATAAGAAATTTTATGAAATGAACCTGTTACGGGTCGATGAGTACTTTTTCGATGTGTTTGACTTCCCTTTTATTTCTGGAGACAGATCGAGGCCTTTTGATGGTATTCACTCCATGATCATCACGGAAACAATAGCGAAAAAATATTTTGGAGACGAAAACCCTGTTGGGAAGATTGTTAGCACTAACATCAACAATGACAAGCCTTTTGTAGTGTCCGGAGTAATCAAAGATGTTCCTTATCATTCGCATTTCTCATTTGATTTTCTGATACCTTTTGAAAGCACAAGAAGCCCAGACGACAACTGGAACTGGTCAAGCTTTTACACCTATGTCAGACTAAAGCCCGCTACAAGCTTTGATACCCTGGCTTCTCATGTTCAGGAGCTTGTCAGGAAATATAGACCTCAGAGTCTGGATGATTATTATTTACAACCACTGACTGATATTCATTTAAAATCGAGCCTTAAATGGGAGCTGGCGACGAATGGTGATATCAATTACGTAACTATTCTGATTGCGATAGGATTGTTCGTTCTGGTGATTGCTGGGGTAAACTATGTGAACCTCGTTACTGCCCAGGCTGCTAAGCGTGCTAAGGAAGTTGGTGTAAGACAGGCTGTGGGCGCACGCAAAAATTCTCTTATCGGCCAATTTTTGGTGGAGTCGGTTCTGGTAATTTCAATTGCAATAGCCCTGTCTTTTGGGGTTGTGGTATTTTCTCTACCGTCTCTTCAGAAATTAGTGGGATACGATCTGTCGATTGTTTTGTGGACCCACCCTGTGTTTTTTATCGCCTTGCCTGCGTCCGTTTTACTTTTCGGAATAATTACCGGCATTTACCCGGCCCTTTATCTTTCTTCGATGAATCCTTTGAGAATGCTGCGTGGCAAATATCTCAGTTCCCAAAGAGGGCTAAGGTTGAGAAGTGGACTGGTGATATTTCAATTTGTCATGTCCGTTAGTCTGATTTCTGGATCGTTAATTATCAGTCGCCAGCTAAATTTTCTTCATGAGAAAAAGCTGGGCTTCAACCCGGAGAATGTGGTGATACTGCCAAATGTCAGAGGGCGTGCTGGAGGGCAAGGGGATTTGGTCGGGGAGATGAAAAAGATTCCGGCTGTAGTGAATGTAGCAAGGGCCGACGGAAGGCTTGGTCTTAATAACTTTGTTGCTGGGGTTGAGAGCAAAACTACCACTAATCGTGTGGCCCTGAACTTCATGCGGGTAGACTATGAGTTTCTGCCAACGATGCAACTAATTATTTCGGAAGGAAGAAATTTTGACCCCTCATTCCGCTCTGATTCAACAGGCATTATTCTGAATGAAACAGCTGCTAAACAACTTGGGCTTCAAAAGCCGTATGTAGGTCAAAAATTGAAGTGGGATGACAGCGGAATGACATCCCACGAAGTAAGCATAATTGCAGTTGTGGAGGACTTTCACTTCACTTCGTTCCATGAAGTAATAAAGCCTTTCGGATTTATACTGGAGGCGAATAATGGCAGTAATTTTCTCGTCAGAGTACACTCAAATGATCTGCGCAAAACGATCGCTGAAATAGAAACAGTGTGGAACCGAACAAAACCAGATGCACCCTTCGAGTATGGCCTGCAGGACAAGCAATTTGAAAAACTATATGCGTCTGACGAACAGTTCCAGAATCTGTTCTCTTTGTTCACAACGCTGGCTATTTGCATAGCCTGCCTGGGATTGGTGGGCCTAATAATAGCGCTGGCAGAAACAAAAACGAAAGAGATTGGCGTGAGAAAGGTGCTCGGTTCATCGGTTGTAGGGATCATTTTGCTCCTTTCACGCCAATTTGTTGCGCTGGTTGCGGTTGGATTTCTGATAGCTGTACCCATTGCGTGGTCTTGGGCTGATTATTGGTTAAATGGATTTCCTTATCGCATACAGCCAGGCATTGTTGATTTTGCTATATCAGGCTTGGTTGCGATTTTAATGGCTTTTGGATCAATCGGCATTCAGGCATTTAAGGCAGCTACAGCGAACCCTGTCAAATCCCTTAGAACAGAATAG
- a CDS encoding ABC transporter permease: MRALPPKYPLRFLRWFCREDYLDEIEGDLIELFEKRAEKSPERAKRRFMWDVVKSFRLRNIRSFKRSQNSNYTAMLKHTIILSFRSFRKYKTTFLINLAGLTSGLTCVLLIYLWVNHELSVDKFYKHADRLYQVFENREQSYGIWTAETNSGPMAADMQADFPEVEYVTGVASRGKATLTVGEKNIKSDYIYAGKDFFKVFSVTLLEGQADHVLADKSSIIISADMAERLFGDASNVVGKTIRFEHEQDFAVSGVFETAPLTSSFQHHIIISIDLIKDQYASVWNYNNTFVKTYLLLKPGTDADGLNKKLEGYIASKVNGETNRTAFVALYPDYYLHGKYENGQMVGGRITYVKLFSIIAGFILLIACINFTNLSTARASRRMKEVGIKKAMGSGRTALIYQYLGESILVAIISLMLALLTAYLLLPQFNVITGKQMVIDFDLKMVAGALLIAVVTGFLAGSYPAFYLSGFNPSTVLKGQLHRSIGELWARRGLVIFQFAITIVLITSVLVVYKQMDMLQSKDLGYNNDQVLIFPREGKLESISATTTFLAEVKNIPGVINGSSTDHDMTGHNSGTSGIYWEGKDPNDRSEFENLPVNYDLMETLGIELREGRTFDRAFGADSSKIIFNETAIRYMGLENPLGKTIKLWGEDRQIIGVVKDFHFESLHSEIKPVFFILTGEDGESFMVKITAGREKEVVGRLAELHTSFNPGFPFEPRFLDQDYQGQYQAEKRVSTLSGYFASLAIIISCMGLFGLAAFAAERRLKEIGIRRILGSSIGQIVYMLSASFSKMILVAIVIAIPFSYYIASSWLEGFAYRIDLEWWYFGVSGLLALAIAWAIVGWQTFKVASVNPTKCLRDE; this comes from the coding sequence ATGAGAGCTTTACCCCCCAAATATCCCCTCCGCTTCCTCCGCTGGTTTTGCCGGGAAGACTACCTCGACGAGATAGAAGGAGACCTTATTGAGCTTTTTGAAAAACGGGCTGAGAAGTCACCAGAGAGAGCTAAAAGGAGGTTTATGTGGGACGTGGTGAAGTCGTTTCGATTGAGGAATATTAGATCTTTTAAAAGAAGTCAAAACTCAAATTATACGGCCATGTTAAAACACACCATTATTTTGTCTTTCCGCAGCTTCAGGAAGTACAAAACCACGTTTCTTATCAACCTTGCCGGGCTTACCTCAGGTTTGACCTGCGTGCTGCTCATTTATCTTTGGGTGAATCATGAGCTGAGTGTCGACAAGTTTTACAAACATGCCGATCGCCTTTATCAGGTTTTCGAAAACAGGGAGCAATCGTACGGAATATGGACGGCTGAAACCAACTCGGGGCCCATGGCTGCCGACATGCAGGCCGATTTTCCTGAGGTTGAATACGTGACTGGAGTGGCTTCAAGAGGCAAAGCCACGCTGACGGTAGGGGAGAAAAACATCAAGAGTGATTACATATATGCGGGAAAGGATTTTTTCAAAGTCTTTTCCGTCACGCTGCTGGAAGGTCAGGCTGATCATGTGCTGGCAGATAAAAGCTCCATCATAATATCGGCCGATATGGCTGAAAGATTATTCGGCGACGCCAGCAACGTTGTCGGTAAAACTATTCGCTTCGAGCACGAACAGGATTTTGCGGTGTCTGGTGTTTTCGAAACAGCACCGCTCACCTCTTCATTTCAGCATCATATCATCATTTCTATTGATCTGATAAAAGACCAGTACGCAAGTGTCTGGAACTACAACAACACATTTGTGAAAACATACCTGCTCCTTAAGCCCGGAACTGACGCAGACGGACTCAATAAAAAGCTCGAAGGATATATTGCCAGCAAGGTCAACGGAGAAACCAACCGGACGGCATTTGTGGCACTGTATCCGGACTATTACCTGCATGGAAAGTATGAGAATGGACAGATGGTGGGAGGGAGAATTACCTATGTAAAGCTGTTTTCCATCATCGCTGGGTTTATTCTCCTGATCGCCTGCATCAACTTCACCAATCTAAGTACCGCCAGGGCGTCACGAAGGATGAAAGAGGTGGGTATTAAAAAAGCTATGGGCTCGGGTCGTACGGCACTGATTTATCAGTACCTGGGCGAGTCAATTTTGGTTGCCATAATTTCTCTGATGCTTGCTTTGCTGACGGCCTATCTCCTTTTACCTCAGTTCAATGTCATCACGGGCAAACAAATGGTCATCGATTTTGACTTAAAAATGGTCGCCGGGGCATTGCTCATAGCCGTTGTTACAGGCTTTTTGGCTGGCAGCTACCCTGCCTTTTACCTGTCCGGATTCAATCCGTCGACGGTGCTGAAGGGGCAGCTGCATCGCTCGATTGGTGAACTATGGGCACGGAGGGGTTTGGTCATCTTTCAGTTTGCGATTACCATAGTGCTCATTACCTCTGTGCTAGTGGTGTACAAACAAATGGACATGCTTCAATCAAAAGACCTTGGCTACAACAACGACCAGGTGCTCATCTTCCCAAGGGAAGGAAAGCTTGAGAGTATTTCGGCGACGACTACCTTCCTGGCTGAAGTGAAAAACATACCCGGAGTTATCAATGGCTCCAGCACGGACCACGACATGACAGGCCATAACAGTGGAACTTCAGGGATTTACTGGGAAGGAAAAGATCCGAACGATAGGTCTGAGTTTGAAAACCTGCCCGTCAATTATGACCTGATGGAAACGCTTGGAATAGAGCTCAGAGAAGGCCGTACCTTCGACAGAGCTTTTGGTGCCGACAGCTCCAAAATTATTTTCAATGAAACCGCCATCCGCTACATGGGCCTTGAAAACCCCCTGGGAAAGACCATCAAGCTTTGGGGTGAAGACCGGCAGATAATTGGCGTGGTAAAAGACTTTCATTTCGAATCTCTTCACTCAGAAATAAAGCCGGTTTTCTTTATACTCACAGGCGAGGATGGTGAAAGCTTTATGGTCAAAATTACGGCAGGCAGAGAAAAGGAGGTAGTAGGCAGACTCGCCGAGCTTCACACCAGCTTCAACCCCGGTTTCCCATTTGAGCCCCGGTTCCTTGATCAGGACTATCAGGGGCAGTATCAAGCTGAGAAAAGGGTGAGCACTTTGTCGGGGTATTTCGCCAGCCTGGCCATCATCATTTCATGCATGGGGTTGTTTGGGCTTGCAGCGTTTGCGGCCGAGCGAAGGCTGAAGGAGATCGGGATCAGGAGAATATTGGGCTCCAGTATTGGACAGATTGTCTACATGCTCTCTGCCAGCTTTAGTAAGATGATTTTGGTGGCGATCGTTATCGCCATTCCTTTCAGCTACTACATAGCCAGCAGCTGGCTGGAGGGTTTCGCTTATCGGATTGACCTGGAGTGGTGGTATTTTGGCGTGTCGGGATTATTGGCGCTGGCTATTGCCTGGGCCATCGTGGGCTGGCAAACATTCAAAGTGGCGTCAGTAAATCCCACAAAATGTCTTCGGGATGAATAA